Proteins encoded together in one Synechococcus sp. BL107 window:
- a CDS encoding DUF3038 domain-containing protein yields the protein MTEVSEQSGARLSRRGVERLDLLLLTVEALDLNGGEAMLWTSHQMGLQAQFPNRVELWKRRCHNPLRRTTRREQLNPVDAESLICLVCAMAERLYPMLHQLLSSREPAQLTHERWTLLKERLGDLIEERMNLRRGAVVHLLNHDSDGPLHRQLINTLALCAGPGGIDRLRATLLDPTP from the coding sequence ATGACAGAAGTCTCTGAGCAATCTGGTGCCCGCCTCAGCCGTCGAGGCGTTGAACGACTCGACCTCCTACTCCTCACCGTTGAGGCCCTCGACCTCAACGGGGGTGAAGCGATGTTGTGGACAAGCCACCAGATGGGGCTTCAGGCCCAGTTTCCGAATCGTGTTGAACTGTGGAAGCGGCGGTGCCACAACCCCCTGCGCCGCACCACGCGCAGGGAGCAGCTCAATCCCGTGGATGCCGAATCCCTGATTTGCTTGGTGTGTGCCATGGCTGAACGGCTGTATCCCATGCTTCACCAGTTGCTCTCTAGCCGTGAACCGGCTCAACTCACCCATGAGCGCTGGACGTTGCTCAAAGAACGCCTGGGAGATCTAATCGAAGAGCGCATGAATCTTCGACGGGGTGCTGTGGTGCATCTTCTGAATCACGACAGTGATGGTCCCCTTCACCGCCAACTGATCAACACCCTCGCCCTCTGTGCTGGCCCCGGTGGGATCGACAGACTGCGCGCCACGTTGCTCGACCCCACGCCTTAA
- a CDS encoding DUF4335 domain-containing protein, with amino-acid sequence MQKNSYRYEQSAALLLVEGYPDLSAGHGNEAIGILSAWRLQLIGTPELEGTRDHLESLMTAVMPYARHQLSGVGRRFGANSSFVSIGPMESGPGHQLELRSSREGVEPLQLKLDDADLADLVRCLDRLRLDERVKLTWTIPADQPLKRQDLVDRIPLQRRLAAPILGGFALAATVGVALLQPLPPIGEESAKPMAPGLETAQPDAER; translated from the coding sequence ATGCAAAAAAACAGCTACCGCTACGAACAATCGGCCGCTCTTCTACTCGTGGAGGGGTACCCAGATTTATCCGCCGGTCACGGCAACGAGGCCATTGGAATTTTGTCCGCTTGGCGTCTGCAGCTCATCGGCACGCCGGAACTCGAGGGCACCCGCGACCATCTCGAGTCGTTAATGACGGCCGTAATGCCATATGCGCGCCACCAGCTATCAGGTGTTGGCCGTCGCTTCGGTGCCAACAGTAGTTTTGTTTCCATTGGCCCGATGGAGTCGGGACCAGGGCATCAGCTGGAACTGCGCAGCAGTCGTGAAGGGGTCGAACCGCTACAGCTCAAATTGGATGATGCCGACCTGGCTGATCTGGTGCGCTGCCTGGATCGACTCCGCTTGGACGAACGCGTCAAGCTGACTTGGACAATCCCGGCCGATCAACCGCTGAAACGTCAGGACTTAGTGGATCGCATTCCACTGCAACGCCGACTAGCTGCACCAATTCTTGGCGGATTTGCACTCGCCGCAACGGTGGGAGTTGCTCTGCTCCAACCCTTACCCCCGATCGGAGAAGAGTCGGCAAAACCAATGGCCCCAGGACTTGAAACAGCCCAACCCGATGCCGAACGTTGA
- a CDS encoding ATP-binding protein, producing the protein MTGGPGDDLGLAIVNHVVDQHGVKVQFLTRQLELHHPSNTNKTTGQFAQQLAFQTINKNKKQRAHNDP; encoded by the coding sequence ATGACGGGCGGTCCAGGAGATGACCTGGGGCTTGCCATCGTGAATCATGTTGTTGATCAGCATGGGGTCAAGGTTCAGTTCTTGACACGCCAGCTCGAACTACATCATCCCTCTAATACAAACAAAACTACTGGCCAATTCGCGCAACAATTAGCATTCCAAACCATCAACAAAAATAAAAAGCAAAGAGCACATAATGATCCCTGA
- the ppk2 gene encoding polyphosphate kinase 2 has translation MIPEAETVYEQALQSNLKSIINSETVGLHMSPKDHKKDFAHSNHDKSTDGDIVLHKNHEQLKKKFYEEELSKVQAELVKMQYWVKATGYRIVILFEGRDAAGKGGAIKRLTEPMNPRGCRVVALGTPSDQQKTQWYFQRYVEHLPSAGEIVIFDRSWYNRSGVEKVMGFATEKQVEQFYVACPRFEKMLTEDGILLLKYWFSINDEEQEKRFQERIENEQRRWKLSPMDIESRNRWVDYSKAKDVMMAHTHSPEAPWFTIEADDKRRARLNCLHHVLSKVPYEDMTPPPIKLPKRPNQGSYQRPPINEQFFVPNHYPYGSE, from the coding sequence ATGATCCCTGAGGCTGAAACAGTTTATGAACAAGCTCTGCAATCCAACCTGAAATCTATTATTAACTCAGAAACGGTCGGCCTACACATGTCCCCAAAAGACCACAAGAAGGATTTCGCGCATTCAAACCACGATAAAAGCACCGATGGAGATATCGTTCTCCACAAAAATCATGAACAATTAAAGAAAAAATTCTACGAAGAAGAGCTCAGCAAAGTGCAAGCAGAGTTAGTGAAAATGCAGTACTGGGTGAAAGCAACTGGATATCGGATTGTCATCCTCTTTGAAGGTCGTGATGCCGCAGGCAAGGGTGGTGCGATCAAACGATTAACAGAGCCAATGAATCCTCGAGGCTGCCGAGTTGTCGCGCTTGGAACGCCATCAGACCAACAAAAAACCCAGTGGTACTTTCAACGCTATGTTGAACATTTACCTTCAGCAGGGGAAATCGTCATTTTCGATCGCAGTTGGTATAACCGCTCTGGGGTGGAAAAGGTGATGGGCTTTGCAACCGAAAAACAAGTTGAGCAGTTTTATGTTGCTTGCCCTCGATTTGAAAAAATGCTTACCGAGGACGGAATTTTACTGCTCAAATATTGGTTCTCTATTAATGACGAAGAGCAAGAAAAACGTTTTCAAGAACGAATTGAGAATGAACAACGGCGATGGAAACTAAGCCCCATGGATATCGAGTCCAGAAACCGTTGGGTTGATTACTCCAAAGCAAAAGACGTCATGATGGCTCATACCCATAGTCCCGAAGCCCCATGGTTCACGATCGAGGCCGATGACAAACGTCGTGCTCGTTTGAATTGCCTCCACCATGTATTGAGCAAAGTGCCCTATGAAGACATGACTCCACCTCCAATCAAGCTGCCCAAGCGCCCAAACCAGGGGAGTTATCAGCGACCACCGATTAATGAACAATTTTTCGTTCCAAACCACTATCCATATGGAAGTGAGTAG
- a CDS encoding DUF3104 domain-containing protein: MFGALVVPALKPGDLVLVEPNGQSGEGLSTDWWIGWITQPEGSGEVTVAPGYNTFQASDCETGQLRSVKGNEATRLVLSGINSTLKRLV, from the coding sequence ATGTTTGGCGCGTTAGTTGTTCCAGCCTTGAAACCAGGAGATCTTGTGCTGGTCGAGCCGAATGGCCAAAGCGGCGAAGGTCTATCAACAGATTGGTGGATTGGCTGGATTACTCAACCGGAAGGATCAGGCGAAGTCACGGTCGCGCCTGGATACAACACCTTCCAAGCCAGCGATTGTGAAACGGGTCAACTCCGATCCGTCAAAGGAAATGAAGCTACGCGACTCGTCTTATCGGGCATCAACTCAACACTAAAGCGACTCGTTTAA
- a CDS encoding thermonuclease family protein, whose product MATILFPRGGHSQEQSVEILSITNGQQLLVEVEQHGRAVRLACLQAPRFHQEPWAEFAQSVLESHVKRGDQASFELRSRDVYGRLVGRLFVNGKDLGAQLVRQGSMMAWDGFVGRCDDLNYIELEQAAKDAGLGLWSASPPLERPWDVMESAGGGEP is encoded by the coding sequence ATGGCCACAATCCTTTTCCCTCGTGGAGGCCATAGTCAAGAGCAATCGGTGGAAATCCTATCGATCACAAATGGTCAGCAGCTTTTGGTCGAAGTGGAGCAGCATGGACGTGCCGTTCGCTTGGCCTGTCTGCAGGCTCCTCGTTTTCATCAGGAACCCTGGGCGGAGTTTGCCCAATCAGTTTTGGAGAGTCATGTCAAACGAGGTGATCAGGCATCTTTTGAGCTTCGATCAAGGGATGTGTATGGGCGCTTGGTGGGTCGCTTGTTTGTTAATGGAAAGGATCTTGGTGCTCAACTTGTACGGCAGGGAAGCATGATGGCCTGGGATGGCTTTGTCGGTCGTTGTGATGATCTGAATTACATAGAACTTGAGCAAGCAGCCAAGGATGCGGGGCTAGGTCTCTGGTCAGCATCCCCGCCATTAGAGCGGCCTTGGGATGTTATGGAGAGCGCCGGTGGAGGAGAACCCTAA
- a CDS encoding DUF938 domain-containing protein, which produces MAEPDQRLHFPATERNREPIAEVLQQWLPTRGTILEIASGSGEHAVAFQRIFPHLRWQASDPEPQHRSSINAWIRHAEQSSTMAEALDIDVAQQPWPLPKDVERSVSAIVCINLLHISSKDCTEALLQQAAERLPAKAPLMIYGPFKQDGVHTSLSNASFDANLRERNLEWGVRDIKWIKSLIKTLPLTLMECKSMPANNKMLILIHE; this is translated from the coding sequence ATGGCAGAGCCAGATCAACGGTTGCATTTCCCAGCCACAGAGAGAAATCGCGAACCCATTGCAGAAGTGCTTCAACAGTGGCTCCCGACTAGGGGAACAATTTTGGAAATCGCCAGCGGCAGCGGTGAACATGCCGTGGCATTTCAACGGATATTTCCCCATCTGAGATGGCAAGCAAGTGATCCGGAACCTCAGCACCGCAGCAGCATCAATGCATGGATTCGTCATGCGGAGCAATCGAGCACGATGGCTGAGGCACTCGACATCGATGTTGCACAACAGCCATGGCCACTACCCAAGGATGTTGAGCGATCTGTATCCGCCATCGTTTGTATCAACTTGCTTCATATCAGCAGCAAAGATTGCACCGAGGCCCTTCTCCAGCAAGCCGCAGAACGACTCCCTGCCAAAGCTCCTCTGATGATCTATGGACCGTTCAAACAAGACGGAGTCCATACAAGTCTGAGTAATGCAAGCTTCGATGCGAACCTGCGAGAACGCAATCTCGAATGGGGCGTGCGTGACATCAAATGGATCAAATCATTGATCAAAACACTCCCTTTGACGCTGATGGAATGCAAATCCATGCCAGCTAACAATAAGATGCTCATCTTGATTCATGAATAA
- a CDS encoding mechanosensitive ion channel family protein → MPDALIDIAGGIALTFLISFVFKKILPRLANKTKSNFDDFIIREITNLIFPLGSIAVLFLAERKLQLPGGLNRPYELILTIAAAVVFVRLINRLGIRLLQGLARRSGREDIEQLVRTLFPLLKSLTWIVVSLIVLQSQGVKLTVVWGLLSAGGIGLGLALKEPAQELFAYLMILIDKPFTIGQFIAVDSVSATVEKIGVRSTHLRSLRGEIVVINNSTLTSSNIENFATMQQRRMIYSIGVTYQTTADQIQSIPTTIQSIIENTNHTIFNRCHFTTFGDYSLNFEIVYYIDNRDYTLAMDIQQSINLSIMRKFEEQGIEFAFPSQTLYLEGNGISAGAAPS, encoded by the coding sequence GTGCCTGACGCCCTTATTGATATTGCCGGAGGAATTGCATTAACGTTCTTAATATCATTTGTATTTAAAAAAATTCTTCCACGATTGGCCAATAAAACAAAATCAAATTTTGATGATTTCATTATACGTGAGATCACCAATTTAATCTTCCCTCTTGGAAGTATTGCCGTTCTTTTTCTCGCCGAAAGAAAGCTTCAGCTTCCAGGCGGGCTGAACAGGCCCTACGAACTGATTCTGACGATCGCCGCTGCTGTTGTTTTTGTTCGTCTGATCAACCGGCTCGGGATTCGCCTGCTGCAAGGCCTTGCACGACGCAGTGGAAGAGAAGACATTGAACAACTCGTTAGAACTCTTTTCCCTCTCTTAAAATCCCTCACTTGGATTGTCGTCAGCCTCATCGTTCTTCAAAGCCAAGGAGTCAAGCTAACGGTTGTATGGGGACTTCTCAGTGCTGGTGGGATTGGATTAGGCCTTGCCTTAAAGGAACCAGCTCAAGAATTATTCGCCTATCTTATGATCCTCATCGATAAACCTTTTACGATCGGGCAATTCATTGCCGTCGACTCTGTATCGGCAACCGTAGAAAAAATTGGAGTTCGCTCCACTCATCTCCGCAGTTTAAGAGGTGAAATTGTTGTCATCAACAATTCAACACTTACCAGCTCCAATATCGAGAACTTCGCCACGATGCAACAACGTCGAATGATTTATTCGATCGGCGTTACTTATCAAACAACAGCGGATCAGATTCAATCGATACCCACCACCATTCAGAGCATTATTGAAAACACAAATCATACAATTTTCAACCGCTGTCACTTCACCACTTTTGGTGATTACAGCTTAAATTTTGAAATTGTTTATTACATTGATAATCGTGACTACACCCTTGCGATGGACATTCAACAATCGATCAACTTGAGCATCATGCGCAAGTTTGAAGAACAAGGGATTGAATTTGCGTTCCCAAGTCAGACGCTTTATCTCGAGGGCAATGGGATTTCCGCGGGTGCAGCGCCCTCTTGA
- the purS gene encoding phosphoribosylformylglycinamidine synthase subunit PurS has translation MSGRIPLALLVIVPRYQARVLVHLRPSVLDPAGEAAKGAAIRLGVDGISKLRIGKAVELDIDAPNEEEARRRLELLSDRLLANPVIEDWSLELQDS, from the coding sequence GTGTCTGGCAGGATTCCACTAGCCCTGCTGGTGATCGTGCCGCGTTATCAAGCCCGCGTTCTGGTCCACCTGCGCCCCTCTGTGCTGGATCCTGCTGGAGAAGCGGCAAAAGGTGCCGCAATCCGTCTGGGCGTGGATGGGATTAGCAAACTGCGCATCGGGAAAGCTGTTGAGTTGGACATTGACGCCCCGAATGAAGAAGAGGCCCGTCGACGGCTTGAACTTCTGAGCGATCGACTTCTCGCCAACCCAGTCATCGAGGACTGGTCCCTGGAGCTCCAGGATTCATGA
- the purQ gene encoding phosphoribosylformylglycinamidine synthase subunit PurQ, whose translation MTIGVVVFPGSNCDRDVQWATEGCLNLPTRRLWHEETDLSGLDAVVLPGGFSYGDYLRCGAIARFAPVLQSLMDFASKGGRVLGICNGFQVLTELGLLPGALTRNQNLHFICEDAPLHVSSSRTGWLKAYGNAASLVLPIAHGEGRYQCSNDTLKQLQDEDCIALRYGANPNGSVDDIAGITNASGNVLGLMPHPERACDPATGGTDGRSMLNALLN comes from the coding sequence ATGACGATCGGGGTTGTTGTTTTTCCTGGTTCCAACTGCGACCGGGATGTGCAATGGGCAACCGAGGGATGCCTCAACCTGCCCACACGTCGGTTGTGGCACGAAGAAACCGATCTCAGCGGGTTGGATGCTGTTGTGCTTCCAGGAGGCTTTAGTTACGGCGATTACTTGCGTTGTGGAGCTATCGCCCGATTTGCACCGGTGCTCCAGTCCTTGATGGACTTCGCGTCGAAAGGCGGGCGAGTTCTAGGCATCTGCAACGGCTTCCAAGTGCTAACGGAATTGGGATTGCTCCCTGGAGCCCTCACCCGCAATCAAAACTTGCACTTCATTTGTGAGGACGCACCACTCCATGTTTCAAGCAGCCGCACTGGCTGGCTGAAGGCCTATGGCAACGCTGCTTCGCTCGTGCTGCCCATTGCCCATGGAGAAGGTCGTTACCAGTGCAGCAACGACACCTTGAAACAACTTCAAGATGAGGACTGCATTGCGCTTCGATACGGCGCAAACCCCAATGGTTCAGTGGACGACATTGCTGGAATCACCAATGCGTCGGGCAATGTTCTTGGGCTAATGCCTCATCCTGAGCGCGCCTGTGATCCAGCCACCGGTGGCACCGACGGTCGCAGCATGCTGAACGCGCTGCTGAACTGA
- a CDS encoding LD-carboxypeptidase produces MIQRRSLLISGATAALGALLEGHANIPAKASTPRLPPLRQGSRLRAVNPGTWIEPETTFDALIDRCAAQGWTLEIPPSVTEQWRYFSGRDHERAGELARAWADPSIDAVISLGGGWGSARVLEAGFQFPRRPKWSLGFSDSCSLLLAQWAAGLPGAIHGSTNGPEDQWQRTVDLLKGRPVAPLDGHGIVQGIAEGPLVVTNLTVGTHSIGTPWMPHLDGTILVLEDAGEAPYRVDRMLTQWRSAGLLDKVAGVACGRFSWLEDDILLGDFSMEEVLENRLGGLGIPLVVNLPIGHGYPNQALPLGQQARLDGRSGRLALLP; encoded by the coding sequence ATGATCCAGCGCCGTTCGCTGCTGATCTCAGGAGCGACTGCTGCGCTTGGCGCTCTGCTGGAAGGACACGCCAACATCCCAGCCAAAGCATCGACACCTCGCCTGCCACCACTCCGCCAGGGATCCCGCTTACGCGCCGTCAATCCGGGCACATGGATCGAGCCAGAGACAACATTTGATGCCCTGATCGACCGTTGCGCCGCCCAGGGTTGGACCCTGGAGATTCCGCCTTCAGTGACGGAGCAATGGCGATATTTTTCCGGCCGAGACCATGAACGAGCTGGCGAGCTGGCGAGGGCTTGGGCAGATCCCAGCATTGATGCCGTGATCTCCCTCGGGGGCGGGTGGGGCAGTGCTCGCGTCTTGGAGGCTGGCTTTCAATTCCCCCGCCGGCCCAAATGGAGTCTGGGCTTTTCAGACAGCTGTTCCCTGTTGCTCGCCCAATGGGCCGCAGGGCTGCCTGGGGCCATTCATGGCTCCACAAACGGACCCGAAGATCAATGGCAACGAACCGTTGATCTTCTGAAAGGACGACCCGTCGCGCCCTTGGATGGACACGGGATTGTTCAAGGGATCGCTGAAGGCCCCCTGGTGGTGACCAACCTCACGGTGGGAACCCATTCCATCGGCACGCCATGGATGCCCCATCTCGACGGAACGATTTTGGTTCTAGAAGACGCTGGAGAAGCCCCTTACCGGGTGGATCGGATGTTGACCCAATGGAGAAGCGCCGGGCTTTTAGACAAGGTGGCGGGGGTTGCTTGTGGTCGGTTCAGCTGGCTGGAAGACGACATCCTGCTGGGGGATTTCAGCATGGAGGAGGTTCTCGAAAACCGCCTTGGGGGCCTTGGCATTCCCTTGGTGGTGAACTTACCCATCGGCCATGGCTATCCCAATCAGGCCCTGCCTTTGGGGCAACAGGCACGTCTGGATGGTCGAAGCGGGAGGCTTGCGCTTCTCCCTTGA
- a CDS encoding gamma-glutamyltransferase family protein produces MGAVPVSRDDPETAESSRRAISSAAGLAVVVTAHPLATVAARTMLMKGGSAVDALVAAQTVLSVVEPQSSGLGGGGFLLHWNAQHRHLDVLDGREQAPSSSQPGDLLQPDGDPLPWRLASSQLRAIGIPGTVALLWDAHQRWGHLPWKNTFQPAINLAQKGFRTTPRLLRSINLAQRIGTRHSAGFNRLYRPDGEHPSLNQVFRNPALGDTLEQIARDGGTTFYDGALAAQILKVMADLGLKERAFQGWSAADLKNYTVIRRRPVCHPIQRWKLCTVPPPSGGGLAILQTLALLEATGPMSTPKQPQAWQRFAKALQWADADRFYWVNDPSDWPVPMKGLLTPRYLRGRAKAMLDQPASIPGPGLPPGRSQYPFAKTAAGVEQGTTHLSIVDRHGNLAVYTGSVETVFGSRHVIAGMVMNNQLTDFAFRPAIQGRPVANRRRPGKRPMSSMAPLIVFENDQPVLAVGSPGGRTIPHFTSRVLMASMFWELTPEQSVAMPHLSIRGNRLVAERDSPMPWPFALTALSDGDQQPKAQPLNSGIALLQKVGDHWHGVADPRREGTAMALP; encoded by the coding sequence ATGGGCGCTGTCCCCGTCAGTCGAGATGACCCCGAGACGGCTGAAAGTAGTCGGCGAGCAATCTCCTCAGCCGCAGGTTTAGCCGTGGTGGTCACAGCCCATCCACTCGCCACGGTTGCGGCTCGCACGATGTTGATGAAAGGAGGCAGTGCGGTGGATGCCCTCGTGGCAGCACAAACCGTGCTGTCCGTGGTGGAACCGCAAAGCTCTGGGCTTGGAGGCGGCGGATTTTTGCTGCATTGGAATGCTCAGCATCGGCATTTGGACGTACTCGATGGTCGAGAGCAGGCACCAAGCTCGAGCCAACCGGGGGATCTGCTGCAACCCGATGGAGATCCGCTCCCCTGGCGTTTGGCCTCCAGCCAACTCCGCGCCATTGGCATCCCTGGCACCGTTGCTCTGCTTTGGGATGCCCATCAGCGCTGGGGTCACCTCCCATGGAAAAACACCTTTCAGCCAGCGATCAACTTGGCCCAAAAGGGGTTTCGAACCACCCCACGGCTGTTGCGCTCAATCAACCTGGCCCAACGAATCGGCACACGCCATAGCGCCGGATTTAATCGGCTCTATCGACCGGATGGTGAACATCCAAGCCTGAATCAGGTGTTTCGAAATCCCGCACTCGGGGACACACTTGAGCAGATTGCACGGGATGGTGGGACCACGTTTTACGACGGTGCGCTGGCGGCTCAAATCCTGAAGGTCATGGCTGATCTTGGCTTGAAGGAACGGGCATTTCAGGGATGGTCGGCAGCCGATCTCAAGAACTACACCGTCATTCGACGGCGTCCGGTGTGCCACCCAATTCAGCGCTGGAAACTCTGCACGGTGCCACCACCAAGTGGTGGTGGTCTCGCAATTCTCCAAACACTGGCGTTGCTGGAGGCCACTGGACCCATGTCTACCCCGAAACAACCGCAAGCCTGGCAACGGTTTGCTAAGGCCCTCCAGTGGGCCGATGCCGATCGCTTCTATTGGGTCAACGACCCGAGTGATTGGCCTGTTCCCATGAAGGGATTGCTAACCCCGCGATACCTCCGGGGGCGAGCCAAGGCGATGCTGGATCAACCCGCATCCATTCCAGGCCCAGGGTTACCACCGGGGCGGAGCCAGTATCCCTTTGCGAAGACAGCTGCTGGCGTTGAACAAGGGACAACGCATCTTTCCATCGTCGATCGGCACGGAAACCTGGCTGTTTATACGGGATCGGTGGAAACGGTATTTGGCAGTCGCCATGTGATCGCCGGCATGGTGATGAACAACCAGCTCACAGACTTCGCCTTTCGTCCTGCCATCCAGGGGCGACCGGTGGCCAACCGTCGCCGCCCTGGCAAACGCCCGATGTCATCCATGGCACCGCTCATCGTGTTCGAAAACGATCAACCGGTCCTCGCTGTGGGATCTCCAGGTGGACGAACGATTCCCCACTTCACCAGTCGCGTGCTCATGGCATCAATGTTTTGGGAACTCACACCAGAACAGTCCGTTGCTATGCCCCATCTCTCAATCAGAGGCAACAGGCTGGTGGCTGAACGCGATTCACCCATGCCCTGGCCGTTTGCTTTGACGGCGCTCAGCGACGGTGATCAGCAGCCCAAAGCCCAACCGCTGAACAGCGGCATTGCCCTACTTCAAAAGGTTGGCGATCACTGGCATGGGGTCGCTGACCCACGGCGAGAGGGCACCGCGATGGCACTTCCTTAA
- the fba gene encoding class II fructose-bisphosphate aldolase (catalyzes the reversible aldol condensation of dihydroxyacetonephosphate and glyceraldehyde 3-phosphate in the Calvin cycle, glycolysis, and/or gluconeogenesis), whose product MALVPLRLLLDHAAENGYGIPAFNVNNLEQVQSIMEAAHETDSPVILQASRGARTYAGENFLRHLILAAVETYPDIPVVMHQDHGNSPATCFGAAANGFTSVMMDGSLEADAKTPASYDYNVNVTKDVVDVAHAIGVSVEGELGCLGSLETGKGEAEDGHGFEGELSKDQLLTDPAEAADFVAKTKVDALAIAIGTSHGAYKFTRKPTGEVLAISRIAEIHKAIPNTHLVMHGSSSVPQEWLEMINKYGGAIPETYGVPVEEIQEGIRNGVRKVNIDTDNRLAFTAAVREAAMADPANFDPRHFNKPARKYMKQVCLDRYQQFWAAGNASKIKQSDINYYAGLYAKGALDPKTAVAA is encoded by the coding sequence ATGGCGCTCGTTCCGCTCCGTTTACTGCTAGACCACGCCGCCGAAAACGGCTACGGCATTCCTGCGTTCAACGTGAACAACCTTGAGCAGGTGCAGTCGATCATGGAAGCGGCTCATGAGACCGATTCCCCAGTGATCCTGCAGGCGTCCCGCGGTGCGCGGACCTACGCAGGCGAAAATTTCCTTCGCCACCTGATCCTGGCTGCTGTTGAGACTTACCCCGACATTCCGGTGGTGATGCACCAGGACCACGGCAACAGCCCTGCCACCTGCTTCGGTGCTGCGGCGAACGGCTTCACCTCCGTGATGATGGATGGCTCCCTTGAGGCCGATGCCAAGACCCCTGCGAGCTACGACTACAACGTCAACGTCACCAAGGATGTGGTGGATGTTGCCCATGCCATCGGCGTGAGTGTTGAGGGTGAACTGGGTTGCCTCGGCTCCCTCGAAACCGGCAAAGGTGAAGCTGAGGATGGCCATGGCTTCGAGGGTGAACTCTCGAAAGACCAGCTCCTCACCGATCCAGCTGAAGCTGCCGACTTTGTTGCCAAAACAAAGGTTGACGCCCTGGCGATCGCCATCGGTACCAGCCACGGTGCCTACAAATTCACCCGTAAGCCCACAGGTGAAGTGCTGGCTATCAGCCGCATCGCTGAAATCCATAAAGCCATCCCCAACACACACCTGGTGATGCATGGTTCGTCTTCCGTTCCCCAGGAATGGCTGGAGATGATTAACAAGTACGGCGGTGCCATACCAGAGACCTACGGCGTTCCCGTCGAAGAGATTCAGGAAGGCATTCGCAATGGTGTGCGCAAGGTGAACATCGACACCGACAACCGTCTCGCCTTCACAGCTGCTGTCCGTGAAGCGGCCATGGCTGATCCTGCCAACTTCGATCCCCGCCACTTCAACAAGCCGGCTCGTAAGTACATGAAGCAGGTCTGTTTGGATCGCTACCAGCAGTTCTGGGCTGCCGGTAACGCCAGCAAGATCAAGCAAAGCGATATCAACTATTACGCCGGCTTGTATGCCAAGGGTGCTCTTGACCCCAAAACGGCTGTTGCTGCCTGA